In one window of Macadamia integrifolia cultivar HAES 741 chromosome 2, SCU_Mint_v3, whole genome shotgun sequence DNA:
- the LOC122059979 gene encoding F-box only protein 6-like gives MWNQLPFDILERIFSFLPLDCLARATSACKHWHTCAKTRPSQYQAMPNNSSPWFLAIQKRSGGGGHPCYCYAHNPSLNSWHSLPLDFLPNPIRPISPIGSLLLYRRPSSFSCSSSSSPSIQLALFNPFTRQHRLLPSLITPRINPAVGVVEGGCGTQSPFKVYVAGGISTSGGSAASSYEPTLEMYDSEADKWQSLGSMPIEFAVRLTVWTPNESVFSGGILYWMTSARAYSVVGFDVGNGSWKELKVPMADRLEFAALVRRKGRLALVGGAASAVEAWVWELDEYYQWELVETVPFEMGKRFLMGKRSWYSTKCVGTDEAICLYKELGSEILVWREDIAVKGRWEWILVAGCSSIRKEPVPNFPIKGILLYPSLASSYIFNI, from the coding sequence ATGTGGAACCAGCTTCCCTTCGACATCCTAGAAAggatcttctccttccttcctctagACTGCCTAGCACGTGCGACGTCAGCTTGCAAGCACTGGCACACATGCGCCAAGACCCGCCCTTCCCAGTACCAAGCCATGCCCAACAACAGCTCACCTTGGTTCCTGGCTATACAGAAGCGCAGCGGCGGTGGCGGCCACCCCTGCTACTGCTACGCTCACAACCCATCTCTCAACTCCTGGCACTCTCTCCCTCTTGATTTCCTACCTAACCCAATCCGCCCCATCTCCCCCATCGGCAGCCTCCTCCTCTACCGACGGCCATCCTCCTTCTcctgctcctcctcctcctctccttccaTCCAATTAGCACTCTTCAACCCCTTCACCAGACAACACCGTCTACTCCCTTCTCTCATCACTCCACGGATCAACCCCGCAGTGGGCGTCGTCGAGGGTGGATGTGGGACCCAATCCCCCTTCAAAGTCTACGTCGCCGGCGGAATTTCTACCTCGGGCGGCTCCGCCGCCTCCTCTTACGAGCCCACATTGGAAATGTATGATTCTGAGGCCGACAAGTGGCAGAGCTTAGGATCTATGCCGATCGAATTTGCCGTGAGGCTCACGGTCTGGACACCCAACGAGAGTGTGTTCTCCGGTGGGATACTCTATTGGATGACATCGGCTCGTGCTTACAGTGTTGTGGGCTTCGATGTGGGTAATGGTTCATGGAAGGAATTGAAGGTGCCCATGGCGGATCGGCTTGAATTCGCTGCTCTGGTGAGGAGAAAAGGGAGGTTGGCCCTTGTTGGCGGCGCCGCCTCTGCTGTGGAAGCTTGGGTGTGGGAGCTGGATGAATATTATCAATGGGAGTTGGTGGAAACTGTGCCATTTGAGATGGGAAAGAGGTTTTTGATGGGGAAGAGGAGTTGGTACAGTACCAAGTGTGTGGGAACCGATGAGGCCATTTGTCTGTATAAGGAGCTTGGATCTGAAATATTGGTTTGGAGAGAAGATATCGCAGTGAAGGGTAGGTGGGAATGGATCTTGGTTGCAGGTTGTAGCTCCATTAGAAAAGAACCAGTTCCCAATTTCCCCATTAAAGGAATTCTCCTTTACCCAAGCTTAGCTTCCTCTTACATTTTTAAtatctga
- the LOC122094272 gene encoding uncharacterized protein LOC122094272, producing the protein MASTRGKMSTIAARIYFFLIIFQIPLFRVPCRSGMCTTPLEVTSSQLVANDIFPAVVMKALLYPGAVANGIINNMTIPRWDNILNIYNLTNVKEASPVTELQRLEVLAGSYFSVAGALVCLLKPGRMSMFGTLLVIWGLVKEGILGKPVNTDPTKAVYVYPTIVIALVCAFASVKYDVKKITGGSAPVRTVAKPLKSSAKSKLK; encoded by the exons atggcTTCTACAAGGGGCAAGATGTCTACGATTGCTGCTCGCATCTATTTTTTCCTCATCATCTTTCAGATACCTCTCTTCAG GGTCCCATGTCGATCAGGGATGTGTACCACACCATTAGAGGTGACATCTTCACAGTTGGTAGCAAACGATATTTTCCCTGCAGTTGTAATGAAGGCTCTTCTCTACCCTGGGGCTGTTGCTAATGGTATCATCAACAATATGACAATCCCCAGATGGGATAACATACTAAACATCTACAACCTGACAAATGTGAAAGAAGCTTCCCCAGTGACTGAACTCCAGCGCCTTGAG GTCCTTGCAGGCAGCTACTTTTCTGTGGCAGGAGCTCTTGTTTGTCTGCTGAAACCAGGTAGGATGAGCATGTTTGGGACTCTTCTGGTCATTTGGGGTCTTGTAAAGGAAGGAATTCTTGGAAAACCTGTTAACACTGATCCTACGAAGGCCGTTTATGTATATCCAACAATTGTTATTGCTCTGGTTTGTGCATTTGCATCTGTAAAGTATGATGTGAAGAAGATAACTGGAGGAAGTGCACCGGTCCGTACTGTTGCCAAACCTCTGAAAAGCTCTGCAAAGTCGAAGCTGAAATGA
- the LOC122092323 gene encoding uncharacterized protein LOC122092323, whose protein sequence is MDSHGRQRRRGFLGAGSFRPEPDTAVKASKPVSRSWVLRRSKASHEEEDDAHGGRGAVNLVEARKSVSHVETNLSSVAAFLQVKVLATDMPGFMQVHAFRCARRTYDSLEKISTKHVAHNMKKEFDRVYGPAWHCIVGSSFGSFVTHATGCFLYFSIEKIFILVFMTKVQTAK, encoded by the exons ATGGATAGCCATGGAAGGCAAAGGAGGAGAGGCTTCTTGGGTGCAGGAAGTTTCAGGCCAGAACCAGATACAGCAGTGAAGGCAAGCAAACCGGTGTCACGAAGTTGGGTTTTAAGAAGATCTAAGGCTTCtcatgaggaggaggatgatgcTCATGGTGGTAGAGGGGCAGTGAACTTAGTGGAGGCAAGGAAGTCTGTATCACATGTAGAAACAAACCTATCATCAGTGGCTGCATTCCTTCAAGTGAAAGTTTTGGCTACAGACATGCCAGGGTTCATGCAGGTTCATGCCTTCCGGTGTGCTCGGAGAACCTATGACAGCTTAGAGAAGATTAGTACTAAACATGTAGCTCACAACATGAAGAAG GAATTCGATCGAGTATATGGGCCTGCTTGGCATTGCATTGTGGGCTCAAGTTTCGGATCCTTTGTGACACATGCGACAGgttgtttcctttatttttcaatagaaaaaatatttattttggtaTTCATGACAAAGGTTCAGACAGCAAAGTGA
- the LOC122060400 gene encoding MAPK kinase substrate protein At1g80180-like, translated as MTSLLWRNPVNSIISFIVIPFFLPSSIHIYRERNLKLGAWALISPHNSQRKSLDSSYHRERERERMEGLQRSTISFRRQGSSGLVWDDPLNLSGEVNQMKKKEGTDQFRTNRNGQSGGKGSGGGGRGYRTERMVSPSMDPPSPKVSGCGCCAVFGKPETTAKRPPTF; from the coding sequence ATGACTTCTCTTCTTTGGCGCAACCCAGTCAATTCTATAATTAGTTTCATCGTCAtccccttctttcttccttcctctatACACATATATAGAGAAAGAAATCTAAAATTAGGAGCTTGGGCTTTAATCTCACCTCATAATTCACAAAGGAAATCTCTAGATTCTAGCtatcacagagagagagagagagagcgcatGGAGGGACTGCAAAGGTCGACAATATCGTTTAGGAGGCAAGGTTCATCGGGCTTGGTATGGGATGATCCATTAAACTTGTCAGGAGAGGTAaatcagatgaagaagaaagaaggaacagaTCAATTCAGGACAAACAGGAATGGCCAGTCCGGCGGCAAGGGTAGCGGTGGCGGCGGACGTGGGTACCGGACAGAAAGGATGGTTTCACCTTCCATGGATCCGCCTTCTCCTAAGGTTTCAGGTTGTGGGTGCTGTGCGGTGTTTGGCAAGCCAGAGACTACTGCCAAAAGACCACCCACCTTCTGA